One genomic segment of Agromyces intestinalis includes these proteins:
- a CDS encoding S9 family peptidase, with protein sequence MHTAPVPKKVPVTREHHGDTVVDEYEWLREKDDPEVQAHLHAENAYTMARTEHLGVLREQVFDEIKRRTKETDLSVPTREGDWWYYTRTVEGQQYGIHCRVPVSGTGDWEPPDTDVSGAPLPGEQVLLDDNVEAEGHDFYALGSFDVSADGSTLLYGIDVEGDERYTIRLRSIDGSGREYVDEIPGTAGGAIFDPSGRYVFYATVDESWRPDTIHRHEVGTETSADVVVFHEPDERFWLGVGLTRSRKYLVIEAGSNITSETRLLEASDPTGAFSVVWPRKEGVEYDVEHVVAGGRDRLLITHNDGAVNFELVSVAADDPQGPRRMLLPHDPAVRIEGVDAFRDFVALEYRRDGLPRVALAKVPPQGLPADATPDDTLHELAFDEELFAVGVGANPDWQQPTLRIGYTSFATPSTVIDIVVATGERIVRKQQPVLGNYDPSRYTQRREWAVAPDGTRVPISLVYRTDLVVPGTPAPTLLYGYGSYEYSIDPSFSIPRLSLLDRGVVYAVAHVRGGGELGRHWYEDGKKLRKKHTFTDFIACAERLIELDVSAPDRLVAQGGSAGGLLMGAVANLAPRLFSGVLAEVPFVDPLTSILDPDLPLTVIEWDEWGNPLDDAEVYSYMKSYSPYENVHTADAGSHYPPILAITSLNDTRVLYVEPAKWVARLREGGADALLKIEMAAGHGGVSGRYAAWRERAFALAWVIDRAGAHPSGE encoded by the coding sequence ATGCACACCGCGCCCGTGCCGAAGAAGGTCCCAGTCACCCGCGAGCACCACGGCGACACCGTCGTCGACGAGTACGAGTGGCTGCGCGAGAAGGACGACCCCGAGGTGCAGGCCCACCTGCACGCCGAGAACGCGTACACGATGGCGCGCACCGAGCACCTCGGGGTGCTGCGCGAGCAGGTGTTCGACGAGATCAAGCGGCGCACGAAGGAGACCGACCTCTCGGTGCCGACCCGCGAGGGCGACTGGTGGTACTACACGCGCACGGTCGAGGGGCAGCAGTACGGCATCCACTGCCGGGTGCCGGTGAGCGGGACCGGTGACTGGGAGCCGCCGGACACGGATGTCTCGGGCGCGCCGCTGCCCGGCGAGCAGGTGCTGCTCGACGACAACGTCGAGGCCGAGGGGCACGACTTCTACGCCCTCGGCAGTTTCGACGTGTCGGCCGACGGGTCGACGCTGCTGTACGGCATCGACGTCGAGGGCGACGAGCGGTACACGATCCGGCTGCGCTCGATCGACGGGTCGGGGCGGGAGTACGTCGACGAGATCCCCGGCACCGCGGGCGGCGCGATCTTCGACCCGAGCGGGCGGTACGTCTTCTACGCGACCGTCGACGAGTCGTGGCGGCCCGACACGATCCATCGTCACGAGGTCGGCACCGAGACATCCGCCGATGTCGTGGTCTTCCACGAGCCCGACGAGCGATTCTGGCTCGGCGTCGGACTCACCCGGTCGCGCAAGTACCTCGTCATCGAGGCCGGCTCGAACATCACGAGCGAGACGCGGCTGCTCGAGGCATCCGATCCGACCGGTGCGTTCTCGGTCGTCTGGCCGCGCAAGGAGGGCGTCGAGTACGACGTCGAGCATGTCGTCGCGGGTGGGCGCGACCGCCTGCTGATCACCCACAACGACGGCGCCGTGAACTTCGAGCTGGTGTCGGTCGCGGCCGACGACCCGCAGGGGCCCAGACGGATGCTCCTCCCCCACGATCCCGCGGTCAGGATCGAGGGCGTCGACGCGTTCCGCGACTTCGTCGCCCTCGAGTATCGGCGCGACGGGCTGCCGCGGGTCGCGCTCGCCAAGGTGCCCCCGCAGGGGCTTCCAGCGGATGCCACGCCCGACGACACCCTGCACGAACTGGCGTTCGACGAGGAACTCTTCGCCGTCGGCGTGGGCGCCAACCCCGATTGGCAGCAGCCGACCCTGCGAATCGGGTACACGAGCTTCGCCACCCCGTCGACCGTGATCGACATCGTCGTGGCGACCGGTGAGCGCATCGTGCGCAAGCAGCAGCCGGTGCTCGGCAACTACGACCCGAGCAGGTACACGCAGCGGCGCGAGTGGGCGGTCGCGCCCGACGGCACGCGCGTGCCGATCTCGCTCGTGTACCGCACCGACCTCGTCGTGCCGGGCACGCCCGCGCCGACCCTGCTGTACGGGTACGGGTCGTACGAGTACTCGATCGACCCGTCGTTCTCGATCCCGCGGCTCTCGCTGCTCGACCGCGGCGTGGTCTACGCCGTCGCGCACGTGCGGGGCGGCGGCGAACTCGGCCGGCACTGGTACGAAGACGGCAAGAAGCTGCGCAAGAAGCACACGTTCACCGACTTCATCGCGTGCGCCGAGCGGCTCATCGAACTCGACGTGTCGGCACCCGACCGACTGGTCGCCCAGGGCGGCTCGGCCGGGGGGCTGCTCATGGGCGCGGTCGCGAACCTCGCGCCTCGGCTCTTCTCAGGAGTCCTCGCCGAGGTGCCGTTCGTCGACCCGCTCACCTCGATCCTCGACCCCGATCTGCCGCTCACCGTCATCGAGTGGGACGAGTGGGGAAACCCGCTCGACGATGCCGAGGTCTACTCGTACATGAAGAGCTACTCGCCGTACGAGAACGTGCACACCGCCGATGCCGGCAGCCACTACCCGCCCATCCTCGCCATCACGTCGCTGAACGACACCCGCGTGCTCTACGTCGAGCCGGCGAAGTGGGTCGCGCGGCTGCGCGAGGGTGGCGCCGACGCGCTGCTCAAGATCGAGATGGCCGCGGGGCACGGCGGTGTCTCGGGGCGATACGCCGCGTGGCGCGAACGTGCGTTCGCGCTGGCGTGGGTGATCGACCGTGCGGGGGCGCACCCGAGCGGGGAGTAG